The Thermodesulfobacteriota bacterium sequence GAAAAACGCACTTATAACCGGAGCGGGGAAAAACATCGGTAAAAGCATTGCTATTGAAATGGCAAAACAGGGTGCAAATGTATTCTTTAGCGACATCGACAGGGATAGATGTGCTCAATTAAAGCAAGAATTAAACCGCTATCCGGTTGTATCAAAAGGATTCATCTCAGACGTATCAAGGTCGGAAGATGTTGATTCACTGTGTAACTCACTATTACAAGATCGGATCAAGATCGATATACTGGTCAATAACGTAGGAATCCATTTTGGGGGACGAACGATAAAAGACCTTGATTTAAAAGAATGGAAAAGGGTTTTTGATACGAATGTCCTTGGTCCTATGTACCTGACAAAACGTATTTCAAAAACAATGATAGATAACCATGTTAGCGGCTCCATAATATTTATCACCTCCATTCATCAATGGACAATTAGACGCTTTCCGAGCTACAGTTCTTCAAAAGCCGCATTAGGGATGATCGTAAAGGAATTGGCTCTAGAGCTAGCCCCATATAGTATAAGAGTAAATGGAATAGCCCCCGGCTATGTAGAAGAGGATAAAAACGGTAACACAATCGCCCACAAATACACCCCTCTATATAAAAGTTCGATAAACCCTTGTTATATCGGGAGAGCGGCGGTCTATCTATCATCAGACTTTTTTTCGAGATTCACCACTGGGA is a genomic window containing:
- a CDS encoding SDR family oxidoreductase, with amino-acid sequence MNKLLQGKNALITGAGKNIGKSIAIEMAKQGANVFFSDIDRDRCAQLKQELNRYPVVSKGFISDVSRSEDVDSLCNSLLQDRIKIDILVNNVGIHFGGRTIKDLDLKEWKRVFDTNVLGPMYLTKRISKTMIDNHVSGSIIFITSIHQWTIRRFPSYSSSKAALGMIVKELALELAPYSIRVNGIAPGYVEEDKNGNTIAHKYTPLYKSSINPCYIGRAAVYLSSDFFSRFTTGTVLKIDAGLSLYNHLVDQVPL